A window of the Alnus glutinosa chromosome 4, dhAlnGlut1.1, whole genome shotgun sequence genome harbors these coding sequences:
- the LOC133865683 gene encoding protein LYK5-like encodes MNSILFSVFILSFLTSHINGQQIYTADSCDDSPGFLYTCTAQNQSCQAFLIFLSQPPYNSVDTISSLTSSVPEELARINNVSRQAVFPTNKEVIVPVKCSCEGQSYYWSKTTYKILNNETYFFVAKNIYQGLSTCNALKRVNPYSEYHLHPGLELQVALRCACPTRNGTRYLLTYLVDWDDHVPDIAGRFNVSVRSIVDANGFLEENPDIVSSTTILIPLLTEPSSSQTITRHQEPAFNPKKSKGKLYVGLATGCFLLVIGVILSALCLFYKKRLGGSRRGDGKGKTEKESSEDLRVEIANCEQVLEVFQFEEIKKATENFSTNNRLRSSVYRGEFGGKTLAVKKVSRDASKEVNMLQKIKHFNLIKLEGVCEKYGCLYLLFEYMENGSLREWLRGNTSKNRESWTKRIQIAVDVANGLHYLHNFTEPPYIHMDINSSNILLNSELRAKIGNFRLARTVERESGNAVTVHVEGTRGYMAPEYKRAGLVTPKMDVYAFGVIMLELITGKGAIIVHDEREVELSAAIVSIIEGKNPKAKLSLFVDPTLKENEGAEFALQMAELSVACLTQEPARRPRMWEVVSTLLQIQADFDGTEAFHVDFITSQNS; translated from the coding sequence ATGAATTCTATTCTCTTCAGTGTTTTTATACTCAGTTTTCTCACTTCACATATTAATGGTCAACAGATCTATACAGCAGACAGTTGTGACGACTCTCCAGGCTTCCTTTACACCTGCACTGCCCAAAACCAATCCTGCCAAGCCTTCCTCATCTTCCTATCTCAACCTCCTTATAACTCAGTTGACACCATTTCAAGCCTCACATCTTCAGTCCCAGAAGAGCTTGCTAGAATCAACAACGTCTCAAGGCAAGCAGTGTTCCCAACAAACAAAGAGGTGATTGTTCCTGTGAAGTGTTCTTGTGAAGGTCAGTCCTACTACTGGTCCAAAACCACATATAAAATCTTAAACAAtgaaacatatttttttgtagCAAAAAACATATACCAGGGATTATCAACTTGTAATGCTCTTAAGCGTGTGAATCCATATAGTGAATACCATTTACACCCTGGTCTGGAATTGCAAGTGGCACTTAGATGTGCTTGTCCTACAAGAAATGGCACAAGGTATTTGCTAACTTACTTGGTCGACTGGGATGATCATGTTCCTGATATTGCTGGGAGATTTAATGTAAGCGTGAGAAGTATAGTTgatgcaaatgggtttttagAAGAAAATCCAGATATTGTTTCTTCTACAACAATTCTAATTCCTCTGCTAACTGAACCTTCAAGCTCACAAACCATAACTCGCCATCAAGAACCTGCTTTTAATCCCAAAAAATCGAAGGGAAAACTCTATGTAGGTCTTGCAACAGGTTGCTTTTTGCTAGTCATCGGCGTCATTCTATCGGCTCTCTGTCTGTTTTATAAGAAGAGACTTGGGGGTTCCCGGCGAGGGGATGGCAAAGGGAAAACGGAGAAGGAATCAAGTGAAGatctccgtgtagaaattgccAACTGTGAGCAAGTTTTGGAAGTGTTCCAATTTGAGGAGATAAAGAAAGCCACAGAAAATTTCAGTACCAATAATAGACTAAGGAGCTCCGTGTATCGTGGGGAGTTTGGTGGGAAGACCTTGGCTGTTAAGAAAGTGAGTAGAGATGCATCCAAGGAAGTGAACATGCTGCAGAAGATCAAACACTTTAATTTGATAAAGCTTGAGGGTGTTTGTGAAAAGTATGGCTGTTTGTATCTTCTTTTTGAGTATATGGAAAATGGATCTCTAAGAGAATGGCTAAGGGGAAACACCTCCAAGAATAGAGAAAGTTGGACTAAGAGAATTCAGATTGCTGTGGATGTTGCAAATGGACTTCACTATCTTCACAACTTTACTGAACCTCCCTACATTCACATGGACATCAACAGCAGCAATATTCTATTAAACAGCGAGCTGAGGGCCAAGATAGGGAATTTCAGACTTGCAAGAACAGTAGAGAGGGAAAGTGGCAATGCTGTGACAGTACATGTTGAGGGGACTAGGGGTTATATGGCGCCGGAGTATAAAAGGGCAGGGCTGGTGACTCCCAAGATGGATGTCTATGCTTTTGGTGTGATAATGCTGGAACTGATCACAGGGAAAGGGGCTATTATTGTACATGATGAAAGAGAAGTAGAACTTTCAGCTGCAATAGTATCCATCATCGAAGGAAAGAACCCAAAAGCTAAGCTCAGTTTGTTTGTCGATCCAACTCtgaaagaaaatgaaggggCTGAATTTGCTCTGCAGATGGCTGAACTAAGTGTAGCCTGCTTGACACAAGAACCAGCAAGGAGACCAAGGATGTGGGAGGTTGTGTCCACTCTGCTGCAAATTCAGGCGGATTTTGATGGAACAGAAGCTTTTCATGTTGACTTCATTACATCTCAGAACAGCTGA
- the LOC133865519 gene encoding putative pentatricopeptide repeat-containing protein At1g19290, which yields MLRYFPTSTHFLLCHLHSGRSLHVSRPLHWKRRDEYKLTRPELVDRISRLVVLRRFDALGDLSFEFSDVLLDSVIRRLRLNPSACLAFFKLASKQQNFRPNVKSYCKLVHILSRARMYDETRSYLNELVDLCRNNYSAFVVWDELVRVYTEFTFSPTVFDMILKVYAEKGLIKNALHVFDNIGKHGRVPSLRSCNCLLSSLVKKGKSYEAVLVYDQMIRIGIVPDVFTCTIMVNSYCKDGRVDRAVEFLREMENLGLETNVVTYNCLIDGYVSLGDVEGAGRVLRLMSERGILRNVVTYTLLIKGYCKQRKMEEAEKVLQEMKKEESVVVDVHAYGVLLDGYCQAGKMDNAIRVWNEMLEIGLKMNIFICNSLINGYCKLGQVCDAERVFMRMAEWNLRPDSYSYNTLVDGYRREGHISKAFKLCDKMLQEGVEPTVLTYNTLLKGLCHTGAIDDALCLWRLMLNRCVGPDEVGYCTLLDGLFKMGDFNNAIMLWKDILAQGFTKNRIAFNTMINGLCKMGKLFEAKEIFDRMKELGCSPDGITYRTLCDGYCKFGNIEEALKLKEMMEREVIFSSIEMYNSLVYGLFKSRKLSKVMDLLAEMQSRGLCPDVVTYGILIAGWCNEGMLDRAFSTYFEMIEKGFAPNAIICSKIVSSLYRLGRIDEASMLLQKMVDFSIVSDETCLNKFPKDDVRHLTILKIADSIDESAKSFSLPNNVVYNIAIVGLCKSGKVDDARRVLSALLLRGFSPDNFTYCTLIHGCSAAGNVNEAFNLRDEMLKKGIVPNITTYNALITGLCKSGNLDRAQRLFHKLHLKGLTPNVVTYNILIGQYIRTGNTIEAFKLKDKMIEEGIAPSVVTYSTLISGLCKQGDMEQSMKLLDHMVEAGMGADLFTYSNLVHSYVKCGDIEKVSKLHNMMQMRCPSSGIISQEPMVLTKCSDSKGMPDEYYTSEAVS from the coding sequence ATGCTCAGGTACTTTCCGACCTCCACTCATTTCCTGCTCTGTCATCTCCACTCAGGCAGATCACTCCACGTGTCCCGTCCCCTCCACTGGAAACGCCGGGACGAATACAAGCTGACCCGACCCGAACTGGTTGATCGGATATCTCGCCTCGTCGTCCTCCGACGGTTCGATGCCCTCGGCGACCTCTCCTTCGAGTTCTCGGACGTGCTATTGGATTCCGTTATTCGGAGACTCCGTTTAAACCCTAGCGCGTGTCTAGCGTTTTTCAAATTGGCCTCAAAGCAACAAAATTTTAGACCTAACGTCAAATCTTATTGTAAACTTGTCCACATACTGTCTAGAGCTCGAATGTATGACGAAACGAGGTCGTATTTGAACGAATTGGTCGATCTCTGTAGAAACAATTACTCGGCGTTTGTTGTTTGGGATGAGCTCGTTAGAGTTTATACGGAATTCACGTTTTCGCCCACTGTTTTTGATATGATTTTGAAGGTCTATGCTGAGAAGGGTCTGATAAAGAATGCACTACATGTGTTTGACAATATTGGGAAACACGGTCGTGTGCCGAGTTTGCGGTCTTGTAATTGTTTATTGAGTAGTCTGGTAAAAAAGGGCAAGAGTTACGAGGCAGTGCTAGTTTATGATCAGATGATAAGGATTGGGATTGTGCCCGATGTTTTCACGTGTACCATAATGGTGAATTCATATTGTAAGGATGGGAGAGTGGATAGAGCTGTGGAGTTTTTGAGAGAAATGGAGAATTTGGGCCTTGAAACAAATGTTGTGACTTATAATTGTTTGATTGACGGGTATGTTAGTTTGGGAGATGTGGAAGGAGCGGGCAGGGTGTTGAGGTTGATGTCCGAAAGAGGGATTTTGAGGAATGTGGTGACTTACACGCTGTTGATTAAGGGTTATTGCAAGCAACGTAAGATGGAGGAAGCGGAGAAGGTGCTTCAGGAGATGAAGAAGGAGGAGTCTGTGGTTGTGGATGTGCATGCTTATGGGGTGTTGTTAGATGGGTATTGTCAAGCTGGCAAAATGGACAATGCGATTAGGGTTTGGAATGAGATGTTGGAGATAGGCTTGAAGATGAATATATTCATTTGTAACTCCTTGATCAACGGGTACTGTAAGCTTGGTCAAGTTTGTGACGCAGAGAGAGTTTTTATGCGTATGGCTGAGTGGAACTTAAGGCCAGATTCTTATAGTTATAACACCCTCGTGGATGGTTACCGTAGGGAAGGTCATATAAGCAAGGCTTTCAAGCTTTGTGACAAGATGCTTCAGGAAGGAGTTGAACCAACTGTTTTAACATACAATACACTTCTCAAGGGTTTATGTCATACGGGGGCCATTGATGATGCTTTGTGCCTTTGGCGTTTGATGCTGAATAGGTGTGTGGGTCCAGATGAGGTTGGCTATTGTACTCTGCTTGATGGGCTGTTCAAGATGGGGGATTTCAACAATGCTATTATGCTGTGGAAAGATATTTTAGCACAGGGCTTTACTAAAAACAGGATTGCTTTCAATACGATGATTAATGGATTATGTAAAATGGGGAAGTTATTTGAAGCTAAGGAAATTTTTGACAGGATGAAAGAGCTAGGATGTTCGCCTGATGGAATAACTTACAGAACCCTGTGTGACGGGTACTGTAAATTTGGAAACATTGAAGAAGCTCTAAAACTTAAAGAAATGATGGAAAGAGAAgttattttttcttccattgAAATGTACAATTCTCTTGTTTATGGGCTTTTTAAGTCAAGGAAATTAAGTAAAGTGATGGATCTTCTTGCTGAGATGCAGTCAAGGGGATTATGCCCAGATGTTGTTACCTATGGCATCCTTATTGCTGGTTGGTGCAATGAAGGGATGCTGGATAGAGCTTTTAGTACATATTTTGAGATGATTGAAAAGGGTTTTGCCCCCAATGCAATTATTTGCAGCAAAATTGTGAGCAGCCTGTATAGGCTCGGTAGGATTGATGAAGCAAGTATGCTGTTGCAGAAGATGGTGGATTTTAGTATTGTTTCAGATGAAACATGTCTTAATAAGTTTCCCAAGGATGATGTTAGACATTTAACCATTTTGAAAATTGCTGATTCGATTGATGAAAGTGCTAAAAGTTTTTCCCTACCAAACAATGTTGTCTACAATATAGCTATTGTGGGGCTATGCAAGTCTGGGAAGGTTGATGATGCAAGAAGAGTATTATCAGCTTTATTGCTTAGAGGCTTTAGTCCAGATAATTTTACATATTGTACCCTAATCCATGGCTGTTCAGCTGCTGGTAATGTGAATGAAGCTTTCAACTTACGGGATGAGATGCTGAAAAAGGGTATTGTTCCAAACATTACTACATACAATGCTCTTATAACTGGCTTGTGTAAGTCGGGAAATTTGGATAGAGCACAGAGGCTTTTCCATAAACTTCACCTCAAGGGGTTAACTCCTAATGTCGTTACCTATAATATATTGATTGGTCAATACATTAGGACTGGTAATACTATTGAAGCCTTTAAATTGAAAGACAAAATGATAGAAGAAGGGATTGCTCCATCTGTTGTTACCTACTCTACGTTGATCAGTGGCCTTTGCAAGCAAGGAGATATGGAACAATCCATGAAGCTTTTGGATCATATGGTCGAGGCTGGCATGGGCGCAGACCTTTTCACATACTCTAATTTGGTTCACAGTTACGTCAAATGTGGAGACATAGAGAAAGTTTCCAAGCTTCATAATATGATGCAGATGAGGTGTCCCTCTTCGGGTATTATTTCTCAGGAACCAATGGTTTTAACCAAGTGCTCAGATAGTAAAGGAATGCCTGATGAGTATTACACGTCTGAAGCTGTGAGTTGA
- the LOC133865520 gene encoding probable galacturonosyltransferase-like 1: MPKPPLFAFLFLSLISLFLSCQSYTSTATNATATLSQQFKEAPQFYNSPDCPSTTNDLEEDENDEDNTNNDVVCSESAVHVAMTLDTQYLRGSMAAILSVLQHTSCPENVFFHFVASASSANASLLRATLSNSFPYLKFQVYRFDDSHVSGLISTSIRSALDCPLNYARSYLANLLPLCVRQVVYLDSDLILVDDIAKLAATPLGDYSVLAAPEYCNANFTSYFTPTFWSNPSLSLTFANRKACYFNTGVMVINLDRWRAGDYTKKIEDWMELQKRMRIYELGSLPPFLLVFAGKIASVDHRWNQHGLGGDNFRGLCRDLHPGPASLLHWSGKGKPWARLDANRPCPLDALWAPYDLLRTPFALDS; the protein is encoded by the coding sequence ATGCCAAAACCACCACTCTTTGCCTTTCTCTTCCTTTCACTGATCTCCCTCTTCCTTTCTTGCCAATCCTACACATCTACAGCCACCAATGCCACCGCCACTCTCTCCCAACAATTCAAAGAAGCCCCACAATTCTACAACTCCCCGGACTGCCCGTCCACAACCAACGACCTCGAAGAAGACGAAAACGACGAGGACAACACCAACAACGACGTAGTATGTTCTGAAAGTGCAGTCCACGTTGCAATGACCCTAGACACCCAATACCTCAGAGGCTCTATGGCCGCCATTCTCTCCGTTCTTCAACACACCTCGTGCCCGGAGAACGTCTTCTTCCACTTCGTAGCCTCCGCATCCTCCGCCAACGCGTCCCTCCTACGCGCCaccctctccaactccttcccTTATCTCAAGTTCCAAGTGTACCGCTTCGATGACTCCCACGTGTCGGGCCTCATCTCCACCTCCATACGCTCCGCCTTAGACTGTCCACTCAACTACGCCCGCAGCTACTTGGCTAACCTCTTGCCCTTGTGTGTCCGACAAGTCGTTTACCTCGACTCCGATCTTATCCTCGTTGACGACATTGCCAAGCTCGCCGCCACACCGCTCGGAGACTACTCCGTCCTCGCCGCCCCGGAGTACTGCAATGCCAACTTCACGTCGTATTTCACCCCAACGTTTTGGTCTAACCCTTCTTTGTCACTGACCTTCGCGAACCGGAAGGCGTGTTACTTCAACACCGGAGTGATGGTGATCAATCTTGATCGGTGGAGAGCTGGGGATTATACGAAGAAGATTGAGGATTGGATGGAGCTCCAGAAGAGGATGAGGATATACGAGCTGGGTTCTCTACCCCCATTTCTGCTCGTGTTTGCTGGGAAAATAGCTTCGGTTGATCACAGGTGGAACCAGCACGGCCTTGGCGGCGATAACTTCCGGGGACTTTGCAGGGATCTGCACCCGGGTCCGGCGAGTCTCTTGCACTGGAGTGGGAAGGGTAAGCCCTGGGCTCGCCTGGACGCGAACCGGCCGTGCCCGTTGGACGCTCTTTGGGCTCCTTATGATTTGTTACGGACGCCATTTGCTTTGGATTCTTAA